From a region of the Zonotrichia albicollis isolate bZonAlb1 chromosome 5, bZonAlb1.hap1, whole genome shotgun sequence genome:
- the LRRTM1 gene encoding leucine-rich repeat transmembrane neuronal protein 1: MDFLLIGLCLNWLLRKPPGLILCTLGIFSKMLPAVNSGCPQLCRCEGRLLYCESLNLTEMPRNLSGMMGLSLRYNSLSELHDGQFTGLMQLTWLYLDHNHICSVEGNAFQKLRRVKELTLSSNKITQLPNTTFRPMPNLRSVDLSYNNLQSLEPDLFHGLRKLTTLHMRSNAIKFVPVRIFQDCRSLKFLDIGYNQLKSLARNSFAGLFKLTELHLEHNDLVKVNLAHFPRLISLHSLCLRRNKVTIVVNTLDWIWQLEKMDLSGNEIEYIEPHVFESVPHLKSLQLDSNRLTYIDSRVLDSWKSLTSISLSANAWDCSRNVCALASWLSNFQGRYDSNLLCATPEYAQGEDVLDAVYAFHLCEDADPTSVNTFSPVTNNSEQTLGYGSATATYDAPDGDEDRTTYAVTITMPGENSENAVQIHKVVTGTMALIFSFLIVVLVLYVSWKCFPAGLRQLRQCFVTQRRKQKQKQTMHQMAAMSAQEYYVDYKPNHIEGALVIINEYGSCSCHQQPARECEV; encoded by the coding sequence ATGGATTTCCTTCTTATTGGTCTCTGTTTAAACTGGCTGCTGAGGAAGCCCCCGGGGTTGATATTGTGTACGCTGGGTATCTTTTCTAAAATGCTTCCAGCTGTGAATAGTGGGTGTCCACAGCTCTGTCGGTGTGAGGGCAGGCTTTTGTACTGTGAATCACTGAATCTCACAGAGATGCCTCGCAACCTGTCGGGCATGATGGGCTTGTCTCTGCGGTACAACAGCCTTTCAGAGCTGCATGATGGACAGTTCACAGGGTTAATGCAGCTCACGTGGCTCTATCTGGATCACAATCACATTTGCTCAGTGGAGGGGAATGCCTTTCAAAAATTGCGGCGAGTTAAAGAGCTCACCCTGAGTTCCAACAAAATAACCCAACTGCCCAACACCACTTTCCGCCCCATGCCAAACTTGCGCAGTGTGGATTTATCATACAACAACCTGCAGTCTTTGGAGCCTGACCTGTTCCACGGGCTGAGAAAACTGACAACTTTGCACATGCGGTCGAACGCCATCAAGTTCGTGCCGGTGAGAATTTTTCAGGACTGTCGCAGCCTGAAGTTTCTAGACATAGGATACAATCAGTTAAAGAGCCTGGCTCGAAACTCTTTTGCTGGCTTGTTCAAACTCACTGAGCTGCACCTCGAGCACAATGACTTGGTGAAAGTGAATTTAGCCCATTTTCCCAGGCTCATCTCCCTGCACTCCCTCTGCTTGCGAAGGAATAAAGTTACCATCGTAGTAAACACTTTGGACTGGATATGGCAACTCGAAAAGATGGATCTCTCCGGCAACGAAATCGAATACATCGAACCTCACGTTTTCGAAAGTGTACCTCATCTCAAATCCCTGCAGCTGGACTCCAACCGGCTGACCTACATCGACTCCCGAGTCCTCGACTCCTGGAAGTCCCTCACGAGCATCAGCCTCTCCGCCAACGCCTGGGACTGCAGCCGGAACGTCTGCGCCCTGGCCTCCTGGCTCAGCAACTTCCAGGGTCGCTACGACAGCaacctgctctgtgccaccccCGAGTACGCCCAGGGAGAGGATGTTTTGGACGCCGTGTACGCCTTCCACTTGTGCGAGGACGCCGACCCCACGAGCGTCAACACCTTCTCCCCGGTGACCAACAACAGCGAGCAGACGCTGGGCTATGGCTCGGCCACCGCCACCTACGACGCGCCCGACGGCGACGAGGACCGGACCACGTACGCCGTCACCATCACCATGCCCGGCGAGAACTCCGAGAACGCCGTGCAGATTCACAAGGTGGTGACGGGCACCATGGCActgattttttccttcctcatcGTGGTTTTGGTGTTGTACGTCTCCTGGAAGTGCTTCCCGGCCGGCTTAAGGCAACTAAGACAGTGCTTTGTCACACAGCGCAGgaagcagaagcagaaacaGACCATGCACCAAATGGCTGCCATGTCAGCCCAGGAGTATTATGTTGATTACAAACCCAACCACATTGAGGGAGCCCTGGTGATCATTAATGAGTACGGATCTTGCTCCTGTCACCAGCAGCCAGCGAGGGAATGCGAGGTGTGA